AGCACCTTTCCAATCACGCGACTCAAGCAACGAAGGGCCAGACCCTAGCGCACAAGCGTCCTGCGCGATTTCAGGCGTACCCAACCACCGGGAAGATTCGCTCAGCCACAAGGTCAACCTCAAGCTCTCCCACCTCTGACCAAACCTCCATCCCTATCCTTTGTATATAATATGGCAGCTTTAAGTAAGGTGACACGCCGATCTGTTTTAGGAAACCAAAACAGGGCATTATAGGAACTCACAATTGCACCGGTTGCTCCTCCGCCTCCCACGTATGCCCATGCGGTCTTACGTCCCCGAAAGTCTCCCTCTATGGCATCCTGCCCTCCCCTTACCGACGCAGCAAACTACCAAGCCGATGTGCCCCTTCGCCGGTTGCGCGTTGCCCAGCTGCACCGAAGCCATCCTTGACACGTACTTCCACTGCGCCACCCTTGTTGGAACGTCTCATTTTTTCATGCTTAAGCACATCTCCACAGTTCCGGAACTCACGGAAAGGGTACGGCGTTTCATGCAAAAGGAAAGGGTACGGCGTTTCGTTTCATGCTTAATTAAGCACATCTCCACCGTTATGGAACGTTGCGTCATTCGGTATATAAGGGGTGCTAGTGCAAAGGTGAGAAACCGTGCTCCAAAGAAACACAGTACATCTCTCAATCTTTGTCGTCTCAGTCACAGTACTTTGTCATTTCCAATCATCCATGGCCAACCCTGGAgattcctcctcctcctcctccgatGAGCAACAACAACTTGGGCGTGAGACGCCGCCTCAGATTCATGCTTATGCTGTCGGAGAGGATGCCCCAATGCAAGGAACTGATCAGAAGATTTCCCCAACTAGGGCTCAACAGACTGGGGGTAACGGAGGAAACAACGTTAGGGCTGAGGGTGGTACTGATACTGTTGATGTTGTTGGAGCCCCCCCGGAGGGTCCTAAGAGGAAGCGGAGAGGCCGAAACGAGGAACAGGGCTCATCGAGCATGGGCACGCAAAAACCTAAGAGGAAGGTGGAGTTACTGGATCCACCAACGCGCGACCCCGACTGCGTCGTCTGTGGCAAGCACTTCAACTCGTGGAAGGCTTTGTTTGGGCATATGAGGTCCCATCCTGAGCGTCAATGGCGTGGGGTGTTTCCTCCCCCGACTGGAAGCTGGGACCCTTTAGGATCACCAGACCGAGAAGTAGAAGCAGGAACTGGAACTGGCACTGGGCGCATTGGCCCTCGGGCTCAAGAAGAAATCGCTTCGACTCTTCTCAACGTGGCTCAGGGCGTGATGTCGAGAATGACTCCTGTGATGACCGGTGCAGGTGACGTGGATATTGGAAGTAAGGGTGATGAGCCTGCGCCCTCGGCTGCTAAGGATTCCACTTCTTCTCCAGCGGGAGGCCTGGGAATCGATCTGAACCAGCCCCAAGAGGAAGACCCAGAATCTCCGAAATTCGATCTGAATATGCCTGCTCCGGAGGACGATGATGAGGACAGTACTGATTCTTCTTAAGTCCTCTCTCTCAGATGTGGGAAATGCCTGTGTTGTGCGCTGCTTTTTTTTACGTTGATTTCTGTCCGTCGTCATGCATGGGATTCATGCATGAATAAGAATAAGACTTATTTGTTTGATCTGTTCCAGTTCTTGTCCTTCCGATACGGTTGGACGTCATGTATATACGTACGTTGATATTTCCTTTTGTCTTGTacttaaaaagttgaataatgtTGTGTTTGGAATCTGGATGCTGTTATTGCtgcaataaaattattattattcttaatatatatatttgatcatTCCTCTTTACTTGTCCTATGAAAATTGTTTGTAAGCATAATcaattttggttttttctttcatggctgtgcatgcatgcatgggcgCCATGACAATTGAAAGATGAATCATTTTTTGTCGGCCTATCATACACTTAAGTAAAAGTTGAGTAGCACTGGCCGTcctgtaaatatatatatatatgatttagaGTATCTGACTGATGAAAACATTTGTACGTGTGATCAGGGGCCAACATATTATCCAGATCGCATCTGgtctatatatcaatattggCGCTGCTGCTGTATTGCGCGCGCCACGATTTTGTTTGACAAACATGCATATACTGTTTAAATACGTATTATCCAGATGTGGTCTGTATAACATTGGCGCTGCTGAATCGCTGATCACAGCCTAACGTACAGTAAAAATTAATCACttctgagaaaagaaaaagaaaagaaatgattaAAGATATATCGATGATCTTTAATCCAATCCTTTGCGTGGCAGATATCCAGATATTATATAGTGCAGATCGATAAAGGCCGCTAGCTAGGGTTGTGGGAATAATAAGACTgtagtagtactagtactgTTGTTAAAACAAATTTGCAGTCAAAGTCGAATCCGATATGGCCGTCCACCCAATGACCTTGATAGAAAGGGTCTATAGGGTTTTGAGTTTTCCAGCTCAGTGTTTAAATAAATTTCGCAGTTAATTAATATACGCGCACCCACCGGCCGGACATGGGATTGCAGCCTCTTACCTATATATTGTATGAGTGTCTTCTTATTACCTAAAGCTTTGTGTAAAGAGCTAAAttctttaatttcaaatttctgGTGGGACCATCAAGACAATAACTCTAGAGTTCATTGGAAGAATTGGCATTCTTTGTTTTAGAAGCAAAATGGTGATATGGGGTTCAGAGTGTTTCAACAAAGCACTCTTAGCAAAACAAGCATGGAGAATGTTGCAATCTCCTAACTCACTTTCAAGTAAGGTTTGCATAGCCAAATAATTTTCTACTTCAACTATTACAGCTTCTATTTTGGGCCCTAGACCTTCTTTTATCTGGATAATTATTTGGCAATGCACTCATCTGCTTAAGGAGGGACTTATTTGGAGGGTTGGAGATGGTAAACAGATATATGTTTGGAAGGATAAGTGGCTATCAACAGCAAGCTCCCACAAAGTTCAATCCCTTGTGAATGCTCTACCCGAAGATGCAACGGTTGCTAAGGTTATTGATACATCTATAGGTTGGTGGAAACAAGACAACCTACAAAGTGTTTTACATAAAGATGGTCTTTCTCACATGTTGCAGGTCCCTGTGAACCCTAATGGGTCTTCTTACAAGCTAGTATGGAGTGCTACTTCAAATGGACTTTTTACAATCAAGAGTGCATACCATTTTTGTATGCAACTTCACATGAATAAAAGGGGAGAATCATCAAGACAAAATGAATGACAACAAATTTGGAAGAAGATCGATCTGGCACTTGCATGCATCCCCTACAGTtaagagcttttttttttttttgtgttgttgcccagatgactaacacaagaggggggtgaattgagttatattaaaaaaaataacaattataaatcaaatatataatataaaatataaacaaaatatgaaataataataaatataaagagtaagggtaagagagaagcaaactcagtatgttaacgaggttcggccccactgcctacgtcctcgcctcaagctaccctttgagaattcccaaattcactattcaacctccttcaggtggagatagaaacctattacacctttgaacaacaccgctataaaggatccgtgtagaacaccttctacacttgtaatcaccttacacgtggtgattcaattattcttcgtgtagaatactttctacacgcacaagggttatacacaccatttttctgatacaagagctgatattaggtaggttatcagaaaatactcctcaatgagtgaaataagaacaatacaacacaaactatatctctcaaaatgaataaggattaaagctcaatgcttagagaagagagaatgaaagctttgaatgaatgttgtatgctcttggtgttgtgaatgtgaagctctcaaatgatctatttataggcatatgagacttcatattcaaatttaaaaagattcacatgtcaaagacaacatcattcactttttcaaaaaaatcaaacttaatcttttatttttggcatatgacaaaaggagcacactttcattttcaaaaaaattcaaaaacctaatcttttactttttgcatatgacaaaaggagcacactttcattttcaaaaaattcaaacctaatcttttactttttgtatatgataaaaggagcacactttacttttcaaatttttcaaacaaaatcatctaccttttgtataagtctaaaaaagtataaatcacttttgaaaatattcaaataaaacatgcacatgtgaaagatgacaatcaatcatctttaatattttcaaagttcaaccctttaatcaaggcatgtacatgtaaaagatgacaatcaatcatctttaatattttcaaagttcaaccctttaatcaaggcatgcacatgtaaaagatgacaatcaatcatctttcaaaattttcaaatttaattttcaaaaatattcatgcacatgtggaaaatgtattttaatgctttatgataaaatattaattttgagcattaatcctaatttcgaaagttgaagagatttacaatattactctataactttaatgtgaacttattcccttcttgctcatgcttatttccttgatgtgcttgactctattgtgtagacaagttgagcttgagacttctttattctttgaattcatttgttatcatcaaaattcatgtgtagatatataattatacaaaacttaaaaccttgggttcaacatgtGTGATGTGCATGTATGGATGCTTTTCTTACAAAGTTAAATCTTTGTAAAAGAAAGATGGTTGTTGATTCTTTATGTCCAGTTTGCCCGCAAGAAGATGAAACTCCTAGACACGTTATCTGGTCAGGCCTTACTGCACAAGATGTTTGGTTTTTTGAGGATGAGGTCTTTTGAAAGGCCTCTATTACATCCAAAACGTTTGATGTAATTTTATCACTGATGATGGATAGGTTATCTCTACAGGATTtggttctattttcttttttggctaGATCCATCTGGCTTAGAAGAAATGCTTTAATCCATGAAGGTACTTTTCAACATCACGTTATTTTCTACAATAATGCTTTCAAAGCATATAATGATTATGATGCTGCTATAGAGAATCTAAGACAACCACCTAGTAATCCACAATCTAGTATTCCACTTTGGTAAGCACCTCCAAAGTATTGGGTAAAAGCAAACTGGAATGTGGCTGTCAACACTGATAACAGAAGAATTGGCATTGGTGTTGTTAGAGATAGTTCTGGATTTGTTCTAGCCTCTTTCATGAAACCTTTCACTTTCTGCTTGGAACCATCTATAGCTAAAGCATGAGGTCTATTAGAAGCAACTCATTTTTGCAGGGATCTTGATCTGCAATAGGTTATTTTTGATATTGTTTATAGGGATCTTGATCTGCAATAGGTTATTTTTGATATTGTTTCTATTCCTAATTGTATTTTCGCTCTTGTACTGGCTGAAAGGCCGACGAGGTAACTGATCCAATGACATTGAAAAAAGATGTAATGACCCGGCCCGTGATTAGATCCAGCCTGTTTCATAAGCCCAACCCGGCCCCCGGATGAAATGACCCTATTTTTATCTTCCCATCCGGGCCAGCCCCGATGTATCTCTCTATTCACTCTTCCGGCGCAGACACCGCCACCCCGACGTCTCCTTCTTCCCCTATCTCCCGTCTCTCTCTCGGCtgctctcttctctctctccatctccatctccatctctctTAATTCGCTTTCTCTCTTCTCCCGTCACGCCGGTAAGTTCCTGTTCGCTTTTCTCTGTGTGTCCGTATCTCCcagctcttctctctctctctctcccccactcTCCGTCTGTTTAAAAAGTTACAAGACTCGGCTCCGGGTGCATCAATTAAAATAGCAGCGGCAATGGCACAGCGCGCGATGAATTTCATGTTGTAATGGGGGTATTCCTAAGAAGAAACGGCAACGGTGGCTTGTTAGCTCGTCTCAAAGCACTGGTTAACTTGCAGGTCCCTCTCCCTCTGTTTCTACCTATTTCTTTCATGATTgagtttcttcatttcttcgAACAGTTCTGTAACAGGCTTTTCTTCTTCTGGGTTGATGTTTCATGGGCAGAGATTCAAACATACGTTAGCCGAAGAAGGTTCGCAAACCCAATTATACGTGAATATGGGTTCTTCATCTGTAGCCAATGGAGGTTTCTCATCCGTTATATGTTATTTCAATGAATGTTATATTCTTCTACTTCGTCGTTTACATTTACGTGGACTCTGTGCACATTATTTTGGTTGACTACTTCGTTATTCTTCGATTAAACTGCTTTGTGTATTAGTAAGCCCTGGTTTCAATGGTGACTTAGGTCATATTGATAAATCGAAATGGACAAAGTTCGATTCCAGAATATTTGGGATAAGCCGTTCAATAATCCCGCAAGCCTCATGGACTGTGTTGAAAATTCTTAGGAGTGAAGGTAAGTTTTGTTTCAAGCTTGTCCCTTTTTTAGTTACCAtcccttttaaaaatattttctttacacATTAGATTTTCACATTTATGTTAGCTTTGTTGGGGAGTTAATCAAAACTGGATATGATTGCTGGCTAAAGGCTCTGGGCAACGAGTAGGATGGAACCTTGACTTGAGCATTGTACTTGTATAAGTGGCTAAGGCTCATTCGGGTTGATGGTTGACATGCTACCAATATACTGGAATGGCAGTTGTCAAAAGGGTTATTGTCTAAGGAAGTGGTTTCCGGACTAAGCTTGTTGTATAGGAACATTTATACCGTGaaattgaaaagaataataTAGTTGCTGGCTGAGTCATTTTGTTGGGTGGCTTCTTTGGGCAAAGTGTTGACAACTGATAATCTTAGAAGGAGAGGATTGTTTATTGCTGATTGGTGTGTCATGTGCAAAAGGGATGGAGAATCAGTAtatcatcttttccttcactgtGAAGCGACAAGATTCTTGTGGAATGAGgctgtaacaccccgttcccgtaggatagagacgttactaacaaacatgataaaaggcccggtaaagagactcattactctgaaatacctcatttattgaaagaaacttaactaaaaggatataaatagtcttgaaacttgaaactgattaacgcaaaacatgagctaatcttaaacaagactagttattgaaatgacataaaagaaacttaattcttgtgtaaatgacacttatttgtctctaagtccttatactaaatctactcctggccatccagctctgcatcatcataatcaccatctgtggcaatcaacatagaagaaaacaaaaagacaaacaacaaaaatgagtcgaatactcagtaaataatacatcataccgtaaaatactatctagcttagcataaatttgatttttaaagccttatcataactttcatataacattcatggattaCATGAACGGAAACATTCATAACCATGGCAACATAaagcgtgaatgcatgagtaacttgtttatcttgaattgtacttatttcatggtgaaccacgcttgagtccatggcaccacataacttgtcatgtagtgaaacacgcttgagtccgtgtttcacttaacttgcataacatgaagtgaaacacgcttgaatccgtgtttcacttatcttgcttgacgtggagtgaaacacgcttgagtctgtgtttcacttatcttgcttgacatggagtgaaacacgcttgggtccgtgtttcacttatcttgcttgacatgaagtgaaatatgcttgggtccatgttcacttaacttgcatgacatggagtgaaacatgcttgagtccgtgtttcacttaacttgtggtaaccacgcttgagtccgtggtgCCGTCTTAGCATGACtatggtaaacacgcttgggtccgtgctaccctaaaatgtttatctttcttaatgcatgataattttcttggacttcatagacttttctagcatggcatattcttgtacatggcatggcataacatgatatattcttgtacatggtatagcatagcatgacatggcctaacatgatttaatcattttatgacatttcatggcatgcatgatctcaaaactacatgaatatggcatacatgatctggctatttgttacatggcatgcttgacttaggttattgcatgaacaatacatggcatacatggtctaagcactacatgaatgaagcatgcatgatctggctattttaattcatagaatacctatcttaaattattatatgatcatatcatggcttccatgtgattttagtaacattcaatccatcaatcaacaatccataaaagcataacacatatataggcttactttcatgtaaatcatcataattcatagaagttcATGAAAGCGATCTAACCTTGATTTGGCTCTTAGCTcaacgtagataaccatcaaaaccatatcatattaccatacccaattataatatttacattacacatacatttatatgatcatactatttacctcttagcgctgcttccgaaatctcacgtcgtagctcgtgacctatacgaggcactagacgttactaatctttctagaaaacgtgtcgtagcaatctaattacttaaaatcttaccatagagataatttaataaataagtaattaataaaaagaataaatataatcagaacataactaaataatttctaactgaattaacctaaattctaggttcgtatgttacagAGGCTTTGAGCTGGACAGGTTTACATTGGGTGATGCCCAAAGAAGTGGTGGATTTGTTGGTAGGGTGGAAGGGATTTTGGGCTAAAGCTTATGTAATGGTGGATAATTTTCtgaatctgttttagttttctggtgttagttttatttttgtttctggaagttgtaggtatttcctttgtatacgtcctgtgtacttgggcttatgcctatttctttgaataaaattattacttatataaaaaaaaaatgtctattTTGCTCCCATGTTATATAGTTTTCTGCTTCTGTCGTATTCAGGGACAACACTGAAAATTATCTTGAGGGTGCCCTTTTTTGGAGCTGGAAGgtatttttttgaagaaaacttgttaaaaaaaaatagcaataatTATGGACAAAAGAAATTTACTTATTGGGGTCCCAAGGGAGGTCCTGGGGGAGAGGGGCGGGGGGGGGACTTGTGCTGTCCGTGGTTTTTTGGCCTGATTGCACATTTGTTTTATTCACAACTAGATAGCTTCCTTTCATGTATGACGTGCAGGGTTTGAAGCCTATCTAGTGGGAGGCTGTGTTAGAGATTTGCTCCTAAATAGGACACCAAAAGATTTTGATGTGATTACCACAGCTAAACTTAAGCAGGTTTTGTGACACTACTGTTTTTTGTCTGATTCTTATAGTAATGATGAAGTGCTTAAATGATGACATTCAAGGATTTCTGTGGGTTTTCTAAATCTAATTACAGATCAAGAAACAGTTTCATCGTGCTGAGATCATTGGACGGCGATTTCCTATATGCAGGGTGCATATCAAAGGGTCTGTAATTGAGGTTGGTTCGTGCATTTAATAACCATATAAGATTCTTCCTTTATACACATGTGCATGGGTGTCTGTGTGTGTGCACATGCTGCTGAAATGCAAGACTCTTccatataagtatatataacacAAATATCCTATCTCAATTTCTTTGTTTAGTTTCTTTGATTCCTTTGAAACAGGTTTCCAGTTTTGATACAGTGGCAGAACGTGctggagaaaaggaaaaagttttttccttgAAAGTTCCTAAAGGCTGTGATGAGAAAGACGTCATACGCTGGAGAAACTCCATATGTAGAGACTTCACTATCAATGCGTAATGtttctttcttaatttgtttcttccatttttttaaccTTATTTCACTTGAATGT
This genomic window from Carya illinoinensis cultivar Pawnee chromosome 7, C.illinoinensisPawnee_v1, whole genome shotgun sequence contains:
- the LOC122315382 gene encoding uncharacterized protein LOC122315382 yields the protein MANPGDSSSSSSDEQQQLGRETPPQIHAYAVGEDAPMQGTDQKISPTRAQQTGGNGGNNVRAEGGTDTVDVVGAPPEGPKRKRRGRNEEQGSSSMGTQKPKRKVELLDPPTRDPDCVVCGKHFNSWKALFGHMRSHPERQWRGVFPPPTGSWDPLGSPDREVEAGTGTGTGRIGPRAQEEIASTLLNVAQGVMSRMTPVMTGAGDVDIGSKGDEPAPSAAKDSTSSPAGGLGIDLNQPQEEDPESPKFDLNMPAPEDDDEDSTDSS